A portion of the Streptomyces sp. NBC_00376 genome contains these proteins:
- a CDS encoding trans-sulfuration enzyme family protein: MDTEYSMAPPTATRSRALATDAVHAGRDDLAALGLHAPPIDLSTTYPSYDSRGEAERIDTFAATGARLEGPPVYARLDNPTTARFETALARLEGTESAVSFASGMAALTAVLLVRASMGLRHVVAVRPLYGCSDHLLGAGLLGTEVTWTDPAGIADAIRPDTGLVMVETPANPTLKEVDIRAIAHSCGSVPLLVDNTFATPVLQRPVEHGARIVLHSATKYLGGHGDVMGGVVACDEEFAARLRQVRFATGGVLHPMAGYLLLRGLATLPVRVRAASASAAELSRRLTADPRVARVHYPKLGGAMVSFEVYGDPHRVISAVRLITPAVSLGSVDTLIQHPASISHRIVDEGDRQAAGVGDRLLRMSVGLEDVEDLWADLCQALSSQDAGREPSASGASAVGASVPGPSAVGS, translated from the coding sequence ATGGACACCGAATACTCGATGGCGCCCCCGACGGCAACCCGGTCCAGGGCGCTCGCCACCGATGCCGTGCACGCCGGCCGCGACGACCTCGCGGCCCTCGGACTGCACGCTCCGCCGATCGACCTGTCCACCACCTACCCCTCCTACGACTCCAGGGGCGAGGCGGAGCGGATCGACACGTTCGCCGCCACCGGTGCGAGGCTCGAAGGACCGCCGGTCTACGCACGGCTGGACAACCCGACGACCGCCCGGTTCGAGACCGCGCTCGCCCGGCTCGAAGGGACCGAGAGCGCCGTCTCGTTCGCCAGCGGAATGGCGGCACTCACCGCTGTGCTGCTGGTCCGCGCGAGCATGGGACTGCGCCATGTGGTCGCCGTCCGGCCGCTCTACGGCTGCAGCGATCACCTGCTCGGCGCCGGGCTGCTGGGCACGGAGGTGACCTGGACCGACCCGGCGGGCATCGCCGACGCGATCCGCCCGGACACCGGTCTTGTGATGGTCGAGACCCCCGCCAACCCGACGCTCAAAGAGGTCGATATCCGCGCGATCGCGCACTCCTGCGGCTCGGTGCCGCTGCTCGTCGACAACACCTTCGCCACCCCGGTCCTGCAACGGCCCGTCGAGCACGGCGCCCGGATCGTGCTGCACAGCGCCACCAAGTACCTGGGCGGGCACGGCGATGTGATGGGCGGGGTCGTCGCCTGCGACGAGGAGTTCGCGGCCCGGCTGCGGCAGGTGCGTTTCGCCACCGGCGGGGTGCTGCATCCGATGGCCGGATATCTGCTGCTGCGCGGCCTGGCCACGCTCCCGGTACGGGTACGGGCGGCGTCCGCGAGCGCCGCCGAACTGTCCCGCAGGCTGACCGCCGATCCGCGCGTCGCCAGGGTCCACTACCCGAAGCTGGGCGGTGCGATGGTCTCGTTCGAGGTGTACGGGGATCCGCACCGGGTGATCTCGGCCGTGCGGCTCATCACGCCCGCGGTGAGCCTGGGCAGCGTGGACACCCTGATCCAGCATCCGGCCTCCATCAGCCACCGCATCGTGGATGAGGGGGACCGGCAGGCCGCCGGTGTCGGGGACCGGCTGCTGCGCATGTCGGTCGGCCTGGAGGACGTCGAGGACCTGTGGGCCGATCTGTGCCAGGCGCTGAGCTCGCAGGACGCCGGACGTGAGCCCTCCGCTTCCGGGGCTTCTGCGGTCGGGGCCTCCGTGCCCGGGCCGTCTGCGGTCGGGTCGTGA
- a CDS encoding GNAT family N-acetyltransferase: MTDVTSAKTVHRSHHWRRDVTELAALFTAVAVADAIANLIGHQPDGPYLLIASAVALAVTAAFHTWWARRHSHAPPPAGTGLPAEGDGGSTVPGHGTDVATTVPVDTPTGTGPAPSPEETALWRMRTTVRDTPGCLAALCGALARHRVDILTLQTHPLARGTVDEFLLRAPAPLQAQQLSRAISAAGGSSTWIERADTHDLVDAPTRVLGLATRTALDAAELPLALRQLLGRCTIHSLPAVSVTGRATGETAPVEGVLEETVMRLRDPSGGAITIERPYLPFTPTEFARARALVELDARLGPRVPRSEHVLTLPEGSDITVRRADRGDLSAARAMHDRCSEQTLRLRYHGPVHDADRYLDHLLSPRFGRTLAVQTTSGSLVALGHLLWDGDETEVALLVEDDWQRRGIGSELLSRLVALAVEAGCDSVYAVTQSSNTGMVAAMRALSLPLDYQIEEGTLVITARLDATPVRSLPPYEQAGR; the protein is encoded by the coding sequence ATGACTGATGTGACATCCGCGAAGACCGTCCACCGCTCCCACCACTGGCGACGGGACGTGACCGAGCTCGCCGCGCTGTTCACCGCGGTCGCAGTGGCCGACGCCATCGCGAACCTGATCGGACACCAGCCCGACGGACCGTATCTGCTGATCGCCTCGGCCGTGGCTCTGGCCGTGACGGCCGCTTTCCACACCTGGTGGGCCCGGCGCCACAGCCACGCCCCGCCGCCGGCCGGTACCGGCCTCCCCGCCGAGGGGGACGGCGGCAGCACGGTCCCGGGCCACGGCACCGACGTCGCCACGACCGTGCCGGTGGACACACCCACCGGCACGGGACCGGCGCCGTCCCCCGAGGAGACGGCACTGTGGCGGATGCGGACCACGGTGCGGGACACCCCCGGCTGCCTGGCAGCGCTGTGCGGTGCCCTCGCCCGGCACCGGGTCGACATCCTCACTCTGCAGACGCACCCGCTGGCCCGGGGCACGGTCGACGAGTTCCTGCTGCGGGCACCCGCCCCGCTCCAGGCTCAGCAGCTGAGCCGGGCGATCTCCGCCGCCGGGGGCAGTTCGACCTGGATCGAGCGGGCCGACACACACGATCTGGTCGACGCCCCTACGCGCGTGCTGGGCCTCGCCACCCGCACCGCGCTGGACGCGGCCGAGCTCCCCCTCGCGCTGCGGCAGCTGCTCGGCCGCTGCACCATCCACTCGCTGCCCGCCGTCTCGGTCACCGGCCGGGCGACCGGTGAGACCGCACCCGTCGAAGGAGTGCTGGAGGAGACGGTGATGCGGCTGCGCGACCCGTCCGGGGGTGCGATCACCATCGAACGGCCCTATCTTCCGTTCACGCCGACCGAGTTCGCCCGCGCCCGTGCCCTGGTCGAGCTCGATGCCCGGCTCGGCCCCCGCGTCCCGCGCAGCGAGCATGTGCTCACCCTGCCCGAGGGCAGCGACATCACCGTGCGCCGCGCGGACCGCGGTGACCTCTCGGCAGCACGTGCGATGCACGACCGCTGCTCCGAGCAGACGCTGCGACTGCGCTACCACGGGCCGGTCCACGACGCCGACCGCTACCTGGACCACTTGCTCAGTCCCCGCTTCGGCCGCACCCTGGCCGTGCAGACGACCTCGGGCAGCCTGGTGGCGCTCGGCCACCTCCTCTGGGACGGCGACGAGACCGAAGTGGCCCTCCTCGTCGAGGACGACTGGCAGCGCCGCGGCATCGGCTCCGAGCTCCTGAGCCGCCTGGTGGCGCTCGCCGTCGAGGCGGGCTGCGACAGCGTCTATGCCGTCACCCAGTCATCCAACACCGGCATGGTCGCGGCCATGCGCGCGCTGTCGCTGCCGCTGGACTACCAGATCGAGGAGGGCACCCTGGTCATCACCGCCCGGCTGGACGCGACACCGGTCCGCTCGCTGCCCCCGTACGAGCAGGCCGGTCGCTGA
- a CDS encoding DUF7824 domain-containing protein, producing the protein MKELLTAVRELRAHDVPEVLAGMDRAERRAALAELKALRKEVRSWNWDKQDRVRRALLVAGAGCHTGAAGCASWIGGRDLAGWNRQPFPLVLAALADRDPEWLGDVAHRLAARPATAQTMYELISGLVKKARCPVPSTDGFVLGWAEAISMAQWHRRKKRPLVEVLRSDPYAPALLPRIFEVPELPSQMLWPDDANDPCQWATTLAALPKEGLLERPVLVDGCVTRLLRGGKLSELRFFLGLLRELELTEQEETERLADWIGMAADGASTVAGHAQGVLTRLDGRGELTVRALADVSASVLFRTEKKLVRSQLVLLGKVLRRDPSAADELLPVVAGAFEHEDIDIQERALKLVARYLPAAGTPVREELALSAALLGPAHRTMVAEVFGGPAAGTPGRQEYEELLPPVPDPQPLGPAPATLPELVEEVVTLIRSATPDVTTFEWALDGLVRHAHSDRSALTDALRDALAGEWWLENEPPSQTERQLRSDAEIRLVVATLLGRVSARAVQEERASWTGTGTCVHAALNGILRARLWEAADAVLSGSTPFLLAVPTWHTGSLDPAVLVERLSDYQRLGVRPGEADFAQALLRVRRGDQHGAAEAAALLGTPEGDRLAAWLRADEPLARVHRFDLEKRGREGQTVVRSSRALMASQERPFIQEEFPRSFHWLGRPQVPAHRHCYHWDDHPNQWTATLPEDAETLAAWLLPNIATGVIEEIRDTLGPLVLLTELDAPAGEAVHLMVAYALGARHPEDRLSAVDALLMLATRQQLDAALLGKQLADLLGNGLIKPSRLADSARTAAATGAYRTVLSALTGALPGLLAQEKAPRGLGDLLSVAAECVEHCGAEGGGEPIPGLAETAARGGSSQLVRQAVRLKAAWEQDSDRA; encoded by the coding sequence ATGAAGGAGCTTCTCACCGCAGTACGGGAATTGCGCGCGCACGACGTGCCGGAAGTGCTGGCCGGGATGGACAGGGCGGAACGCAGAGCGGCGCTGGCCGAGCTGAAGGCGCTCCGGAAGGAGGTGCGCAGCTGGAACTGGGACAAGCAGGACCGGGTCCGCAGGGCCCTGCTGGTGGCCGGTGCGGGCTGCCACACCGGCGCCGCAGGATGCGCCTCCTGGATCGGCGGACGGGATCTGGCCGGCTGGAACCGCCAGCCCTTCCCACTGGTCCTCGCGGCCTTGGCGGACCGTGACCCGGAGTGGCTAGGTGACGTCGCGCATCGGCTGGCGGCCCGGCCCGCGACCGCGCAGACCATGTACGAGCTGATCTCCGGGCTGGTGAAGAAGGCGCGGTGCCCCGTGCCCTCGACGGATGGTTTCGTGCTGGGCTGGGCCGAGGCGATCTCGATGGCGCAGTGGCATCGGCGCAAGAAGCGGCCACTCGTCGAGGTGCTCCGCAGCGATCCGTACGCGCCTGCCCTCCTGCCGCGGATCTTCGAGGTGCCGGAGCTGCCGTCGCAGATGCTCTGGCCCGACGATGCGAACGATCCCTGTCAGTGGGCCACCACGTTGGCCGCTCTCCCGAAGGAGGGCCTGCTGGAGCGGCCGGTACTCGTCGACGGTTGTGTGACCCGGCTGTTGCGTGGCGGAAAGCTCAGCGAACTGCGCTTCTTCCTTGGTCTCCTGCGCGAGCTCGAACTGACCGAGCAGGAGGAGACCGAGCGGCTCGCGGACTGGATCGGGATGGCCGCCGACGGCGCCTCCACCGTGGCGGGCCACGCCCAGGGGGTGCTCACCCGGCTGGACGGACGCGGTGAGCTCACCGTGCGGGCCCTGGCGGACGTCTCGGCATCGGTGCTGTTCCGCACCGAGAAGAAGCTGGTGCGGTCCCAGCTCGTGCTGCTCGGCAAGGTGTTGCGTCGCGATCCGTCGGCGGCCGACGAATTGCTGCCCGTCGTCGCGGGTGCTTTCGAGCACGAGGACATCGACATCCAGGAGCGGGCTCTCAAGCTCGTGGCCCGGTATCTGCCCGCCGCCGGGACCCCGGTACGGGAAGAACTCGCCCTGTCGGCTGCGCTGCTGGGGCCGGCGCACCGCACGATGGTGGCCGAGGTGTTCGGCGGCCCGGCGGCCGGGACGCCCGGCAGGCAGGAGTACGAGGAGCTGCTGCCCCCGGTTCCGGACCCGCAGCCCCTCGGTCCGGCACCTGCGACGCTGCCCGAACTGGTCGAGGAGGTGGTGACGCTGATCAGATCGGCGACGCCGGACGTCACCACCTTCGAGTGGGCCCTGGACGGGCTGGTCCGCCATGCCCACAGCGACCGGTCGGCGTTGACGGACGCATTGCGTGACGCGCTGGCGGGTGAGTGGTGGCTCGAGAACGAACCGCCGTCGCAGACCGAGCGGCAGCTTCGCTCGGACGCGGAGATCAGGCTCGTCGTGGCCACGCTGCTCGGACGGGTGTCGGCACGGGCCGTGCAGGAGGAGCGCGCTTCCTGGACCGGCACCGGGACCTGCGTCCACGCCGCGCTGAACGGGATCCTGAGGGCCCGGCTGTGGGAGGCGGCCGACGCGGTGCTGAGCGGCTCCACTCCGTTCCTGCTGGCCGTCCCCACCTGGCACACCGGCTCGCTCGACCCGGCGGTGCTGGTCGAGCGGCTGAGCGACTATCAGCGGCTCGGGGTGCGGCCCGGCGAGGCCGACTTCGCCCAGGCCCTGCTGCGGGTGCGACGCGGAGATCAGCACGGGGCCGCGGAGGCGGCGGCACTGCTCGGCACCCCTGAAGGCGACCGGCTGGCCGCATGGCTGCGGGCCGACGAGCCACTCGCGCGGGTGCACCGCTTCGATCTGGAGAAGAGGGGCCGGGAGGGACAGACGGTCGTACGGTCGTCCCGCGCCCTGATGGCCAGCCAGGAACGCCCGTTCATCCAGGAGGAGTTCCCTCGTTCCTTCCACTGGCTGGGCCGGCCGCAGGTTCCGGCGCATCGCCACTGCTACCACTGGGACGACCACCCGAACCAGTGGACCGCCACCCTGCCCGAGGACGCCGAGACACTGGCCGCCTGGCTGCTGCCGAACATCGCGACCGGTGTGATCGAGGAGATACGGGACACCCTCGGGCCGCTCGTACTGCTCACCGAACTCGACGCGCCCGCGGGCGAGGCCGTCCACCTGATGGTGGCGTATGCGCTGGGGGCACGCCATCCGGAGGACCGGCTCTCGGCGGTGGACGCCCTGCTGATGCTCGCCACCCGGCAGCAGCTCGACGCAGCGCTGCTCGGCAAGCAGTTGGCGGACCTCCTCGGAAACGGTCTGATCAAGCCCAGCCGCCTCGCGGATTCCGCCCGTACCGCAGCCGCCACCGGCGCGTACCGGACGGTGCTGTCCGCACTGACCGGCGCCCTGCCGGGGCTGCTGGCGCAGGAGAAGGCGCCTCGCGGACTGGGCGACCTGCTCTCCGTGGCCGCCGAATGCGTGGAGCACTGCGGTGCGGAGGGTGGCGGGGAGCCGATACCCGGGCTCGCCGAAACGGCCGCGCGCGGCGGATCATCGCAGTTGGTACGTCAAGCGGTCCGGCTGAAGGCCGCCTGGGAGCAGGACTCGGATCGGGCGTGA
- a CDS encoding SWIM zinc finger family protein, whose amino-acid sequence MTRSVQALAYARPSALEPSQSGQLLGLETSGGLTPRGAESHPRFFSGFLTSPGIAARGLLAVADVASTRYYQRTLPASLDPVVTGNGDRLRFESFSGCCGVYARLDVLQDGLDGTRTGHGTTNVDVNNPLREALSRIAGDDPLHLRVGPDEMAVTTLDGPVVEKKVPLPDRWLRGFAEAQVVSAGFDLRAELPAAEAVRFLRSLPRSGNASRGARWVVPAGKTLRPTTRPVAGAVCLPGPERLVALQRVLRHATSLRVYGPVTDGAATASAWEVVLPGMRLTLTLSPDASRGFSGEGGVLDALATDDAAADAELVSVLLAWEPRIDTADLAEESGLTVERVRAALTRLGTAGRVGYDLADAAYFHRELPYDADRAERHNPRLVAARQLACSGAVVLDQDVAAVTSGERRYQVREKDGMLSCTCQWWADYRGRRGPCKHALAVRMVRRGAPVAGGVR is encoded by the coding sequence ATGACCCGATCCGTTCAGGCATTGGCCTACGCACGCCCGTCCGCCCTGGAGCCCTCGCAGTCGGGGCAGCTCCTCGGGCTGGAGACCTCCGGTGGCCTCACACCGCGGGGTGCCGAGTCCCATCCCCGGTTCTTCTCCGGTTTCCTCACCTCGCCGGGGATCGCCGCCCGGGGCCTGCTCGCGGTGGCGGACGTGGCCTCCACGCGCTACTACCAGCGCACCCTGCCCGCGTCGCTCGACCCGGTGGTGACGGGCAACGGCGACCGGCTGCGCTTCGAGTCGTTCTCCGGCTGCTGCGGGGTGTACGCACGCCTGGATGTGCTGCAGGACGGTCTGGACGGTACGCGGACGGGGCACGGGACGACGAATGTGGATGTCAACAATCCGCTGCGGGAGGCGCTTTCGCGGATAGCGGGTGACGATCCGCTGCATCTGCGGGTGGGTCCGGACGAGATGGCCGTCACCACGCTGGACGGCCCGGTCGTGGAGAAGAAGGTGCCGCTGCCCGACCGGTGGCTGCGCGGTTTCGCCGAGGCCCAGGTGGTGTCGGCCGGTTTCGATCTGCGGGCCGAGCTGCCGGCCGCCGAGGCCGTCCGGTTCCTCCGTTCGCTGCCGCGTTCGGGGAACGCCTCGCGGGGCGCCCGGTGGGTGGTTCCCGCCGGGAAGACGCTTCGGCCGACGACCCGGCCGGTGGCCGGGGCGGTGTGCCTGCCGGGACCGGAGCGGTTGGTGGCGTTGCAGCGGGTGCTGCGTCATGCCACGTCGCTCCGGGTGTACGGGCCGGTCACCGACGGGGCGGCGACCGCGAGTGCCTGGGAGGTCGTACTGCCGGGCATGCGTCTCACGCTGACGCTCTCGCCCGATGCCTCGCGCGGTTTCTCGGGCGAGGGCGGTGTGCTCGACGCGCTGGCCACCGATGACGCGGCGGCCGACGCCGAGTTGGTGTCCGTGCTGCTGGCCTGGGAGCCCCGGATCGACACCGCCGACCTGGCGGAGGAGTCGGGTCTCACGGTGGAGCGGGTACGGGCCGCGCTCACCCGGCTGGGGACGGCGGGCCGGGTCGGCTACGACCTCGCGGACGCGGCCTACTTCCACCGCGAGCTGCCCTATGACGCCGACCGGGCCGAGCGGCACAATCCGCGCTTGGTGGCGGCCCGGCAGCTGGCCTGCTCGGGTGCCGTCGTGCTCGACCAGGACGTGGCGGCCGTGACCTCGGGAGAACGCCGCTATCAGGTGAGGGAGAAGGACGGAATGCTGAGCTGCACCTGCCAGTGGTGGGCGGACTACCGAGGACGGCGGGGCCCGTGCAAGCACGCCCTGGCCGTCCGTATGGTCCGTCGCGGCGCTCCGGTCGCCGGGGGTGTGCGATGA
- a CDS encoding alkaline phosphatase D family protein, whose translation MSYAPRFPSPARRSVLRGSLAASAALALPAVGAASPAFALSGRPRAAWGVQVGDVTSSSALVWVRSDRPARMIVETSATESFRRARTWHGPLVGSGTDFTGTTPLYGLPPGEQVHYRVTLADPHDPRRTGEPVHGTFRTAPARRRDGVRFLWSGDIAGQGWGINPDIGGYAVYDEMRRLDPDFFLCSGDNIYADGVIEPSVTLPDGRVWRNVTTEEKAKVAETLAEYRGNFRYNLLDHNLREFNAQVPSIVQWDDHEVRNNWYPGQILDDARYTEKNVDVLAARSMRAFREYFPVSTLHSASGEGRMHRVVRHGPLLDVFVLDMRSFRNANSPGRQPDDTTGILGAEQLRWLKHELSRSRAVWKVIAADMPLGLVVTDGATDFEAVAQGDPGAPLGRELQIAELLRYIKHRRITGTLWLTADVHYTSAQHYEPERAVFKDFAPFWEFVSGPLAAGQFQANALDATFGPDRVFVRAPDRANVSPMESPQYFGEVDIDGDSGELTVRLRAQGGSVLFSKVLQPGRVGQ comes from the coding sequence ATGTCGTACGCTCCGCGTTTTCCGTCCCCTGCCCGCCGCAGTGTGCTGCGCGGTTCGCTCGCCGCGTCGGCCGCTCTCGCGCTCCCCGCTGTGGGCGCGGCTTCCCCCGCCTTCGCGTTGTCCGGCCGGCCGCGCGCGGCATGGGGTGTGCAGGTGGGCGATGTGACCTCGTCGTCCGCGCTGGTCTGGGTGCGGTCGGACCGGCCGGCCCGGATGATCGTGGAGACATCGGCGACGGAGTCGTTCCGGCGGGCCCGCACCTGGCACGGTCCGCTCGTCGGTTCCGGCACCGACTTCACCGGGACGACTCCGCTGTACGGGCTGCCGCCGGGCGAGCAGGTGCACTACCGGGTGACGCTCGCCGATCCCCACGACCCGCGCCGTACCGGGGAGCCGGTGCACGGGACCTTCCGGACGGCCCCCGCCCGGCGCCGCGACGGGGTGCGCTTCCTGTGGTCGGGCGACATCGCGGGACAGGGCTGGGGCATCAACCCGGACATCGGCGGCTACGCGGTGTACGACGAGATGCGCCGCCTCGATCCGGACTTCTTCCTGTGCAGCGGTGACAACATCTACGCGGACGGAGTGATCGAGCCGAGCGTGACGCTGCCCGACGGGCGGGTCTGGCGCAATGTCACCACCGAGGAGAAGGCGAAGGTCGCCGAGACCCTCGCCGAGTACCGCGGGAACTTCCGTTACAACCTGCTCGATCACAACCTCCGTGAGTTCAACGCACAGGTCCCGTCGATCGTTCAGTGGGACGACCACGAGGTGCGCAACAACTGGTATCCGGGGCAGATCCTCGACGACGCCCGGTACACCGAGAAGAACGTGGATGTGCTGGCGGCCCGTTCGATGCGGGCGTTTCGCGAGTACTTCCCGGTGTCCACGCTGCACTCCGCGTCCGGGGAGGGCCGGATGCACCGCGTGGTGCGCCACGGTCCGCTGCTCGATGTGTTCGTGCTCGACATGCGGTCCTTCCGCAACGCCAACTCCCCCGGCCGGCAGCCCGACGACACGACGGGCATCCTCGGTGCCGAGCAGCTGCGGTGGCTCAAGCACGAGCTCTCCCGGTCCCGCGCGGTGTGGAAGGTGATCGCGGCGGACATGCCGCTGGGACTGGTGGTCACCGACGGCGCGACGGACTTCGAGGCGGTCGCGCAGGGCGATCCCGGGGCCCCGCTCGGCCGTGAGCTGCAGATCGCGGAACTGCTGCGGTACATCAAGCACCGCCGGATCACGGGCACGTTGTGGCTGACCGCGGATGTGCACTACACGTCGGCGCAGCACTACGAGCCCGAGCGTGCGGTGTTCAAGGACTTCGCGCCGTTCTGGGAGTTCGTGTCGGGGCCGCTGGCCGCAGGTCAGTTCCAGGCGAACGCGCTCGACGCGACGTTCGGTCCCGACCGGGTCTTCGTGCGGGCGCCGGACCGGGCGAACGTGTCGCCGATGGAGTCGCCGCAGTATTTCGGGGAGGTCGACATCGACGGCGACAGCGGCGAGTTGACCGTGCGGCTGCGCGCGCAGGGCGGCTCCGTACTGTTCAGCAAGGTACTGCAGCCGGGGCGCGTCGGTCAGTGA
- the pdxR gene encoding MocR-like pyridoxine biosynthesis transcription factor PdxR, producing MMSSETNSRSERSRDGESATAAWELLLPAAAEPARRRGRALQSALREAVRSGRLVPGTRLPSSRALAADLRVSRGLVTEAYEQLTAEGYLRSGRGAGTWVCEGVRAPAAGARDLAPRAADVSVDFRPGTPDLSLFPRSAWAAAHRSVLGRLPHGALGYPDPRGLPGLRDALAALLTRRRGVVADPERLVVCSGVAQATTLLGFVLHGRGVRTVGVEDPGSPEHSALFASAGITTIGLPLDDEGLVTAPLVRSGVRAVVTTPAHQFPTGIAYSAARRGRLLEWARATDALIVEDDYDGDFRYDRAPVGALQGLDPEHVAYTGSVSKSLAPGLRLGWLLAPAAMTDEIVARKRTMDLGNPAVDQAVLADFITRGGYDRQLRRCQRAYRERRDTLTSMLVEHFPGTEVSGIAAGLHIIAALPERYGPEPVFMARAADAGVALRPLGACGTVPGEDGAVRLVLGYAHLAPTDIERGVRLLAAAQRDAGGPATGGGRGRVFI from the coding sequence ATGATGTCTTCGGAGACCAATTCGCGGTCGGAGCGCTCTCGGGACGGGGAGTCCGCCACCGCCGCCTGGGAGCTGCTGCTTCCGGCCGCCGCGGAGCCGGCCCGCCGGCGCGGTCGTGCCCTGCAGTCGGCCCTGCGTGAAGCCGTGCGTTCCGGCCGTCTCGTTCCGGGTACGAGGCTCCCGTCCAGCCGTGCGCTCGCCGCCGATCTGCGGGTGTCGCGGGGGCTGGTCACCGAGGCGTACGAGCAGCTCACGGCCGAGGGCTATCTGCGCAGCGGGCGTGGTGCGGGCACCTGGGTCTGCGAAGGGGTCCGCGCTCCGGCGGCGGGGGCGCGGGATCTCGCTCCGCGTGCCGCGGACGTGAGCGTGGACTTCCGGCCCGGAACGCCCGATCTTTCACTGTTCCCGCGCAGTGCCTGGGCCGCCGCCCACCGCTCGGTGCTCGGCCGGCTGCCGCACGGCGCGCTCGGCTATCCCGATCCACGCGGGCTGCCCGGTCTGCGGGACGCCCTGGCCGCCCTGCTGACCAGGCGCCGTGGGGTGGTCGCGGATCCGGAGCGCCTGGTGGTGTGCTCCGGCGTGGCGCAGGCGACGACTCTGCTGGGGTTCGTACTGCACGGGCGCGGAGTGCGGACCGTCGGTGTCGAGGATCCCGGGAGCCCCGAACACTCCGCGTTGTTCGCGTCCGCGGGCATCACCACCATCGGTCTGCCGCTCGACGACGAGGGGCTGGTGACCGCGCCCCTCGTGCGCTCGGGAGTGCGCGCCGTGGTCACCACGCCGGCGCACCAGTTCCCCACCGGTATCGCCTACTCCGCCGCCCGTCGCGGCCGGCTTCTGGAGTGGGCGCGCGCCACGGACGCGCTGATCGTGGAGGACGACTACGACGGCGACTTCCGCTACGACCGCGCACCGGTCGGCGCGCTGCAGGGGCTCGACCCGGAACACGTCGCGTACACCGGCTCGGTGAGCAAATCGCTGGCTCCCGGGCTCCGGCTGGGCTGGCTGCTCGCACCGGCGGCCATGACCGACGAGATCGTCGCCCGCAAGCGCACGATGGATCTGGGCAATCCGGCCGTCGACCAGGCGGTCCTCGCCGACTTCATCACCCGGGGCGGCTACGACCGGCAGCTGCGCCGCTGTCAGCGCGCCTATCGCGAGCGTCGCGACACCCTCACGTCGATGCTGGTGGAGCACTTCCCCGGAACCGAGGTGAGCGGCATCGCCGCGGGTCTCCACATCATCGCCGCGCTGCCCGAGCGGTACGGCCCGGAGCCGGTGTTCATGGCGCGCGCGGCCGATGCCGGGGTCGCCCTGCGGCCGCTGGGTGCCTGCGGCACCGTGCCGGGCGAGGACGGGGCGGTGCGCCTGGTGCTCGGTTACGCCCATCTGGCGCCGACCGACATCGAGCGGGGCGTACGTCTGCTGGCGGCGGCGCAACGGGACGCGGGAGGACCGGCCACCGGCGGGGGCCGTGGCCGGGTGTTCATCTGA
- a CDS encoding alpha/beta fold hydrolase: MATTVSFNVDSSQGPRTVSVAYERTGAGEPLLLLHGIGHHRQAWDPVLSVLAMERDVIAVDLPGFGVSPELPEGLPYDLPTVVKVLGAFCDELGLDRPHVAGNSLGGLLALGLGREKLVRSVTALSPAGFWTEGERRYAFGTLRAMRRAALSMPVPLIERLSRSAAGRTALTSTIYARPGRRSPDAVVAETLALREATGFHQTLAAGGSVSFTDDVPGLPVTVAWGSRDRILLRRQGIRAKHTIPDARLVRLPGCGHVPMNDDPALVARVVLDTSR, from the coding sequence ATGGCCACCACGGTCTCGTTCAACGTCGACTCATCGCAAGGGCCCCGGACGGTGTCCGTGGCGTATGAGCGGACCGGCGCCGGCGAGCCGCTGCTCCTGCTCCACGGCATCGGTCACCACCGCCAGGCCTGGGATCCGGTGCTGTCCGTGCTCGCCATGGAAAGGGACGTGATAGCCGTGGATCTCCCCGGCTTCGGTGTCTCGCCGGAGCTGCCCGAGGGGCTGCCGTACGACCTGCCGACCGTGGTGAAGGTGCTCGGCGCCTTCTGCGACGAGCTCGGTCTGGACCGGCCCCATGTGGCGGGCAATTCGCTCGGCGGTCTGCTGGCGCTGGGGCTCGGCCGGGAGAAGCTCGTACGGTCGGTGACGGCGCTGTCCCCCGCCGGTTTCTGGACCGAGGGCGAACGCCGCTACGCGTTCGGGACGTTGCGGGCCATGCGGCGGGCCGCGTTGTCGATGCCGGTCCCGCTGATCGAGCGGCTCTCGCGCAGCGCGGCCGGGCGCACGGCGCTGACCAGCACCATCTACGCCCGGCCCGGCCGCCGTTCACCCGATGCCGTCGTCGCGGAGACCCTTGCCCTGCGCGAGGCGACCGGCTTCCACCAGACGCTCGCCGCCGGGGGGAGTGTCTCGTTCACCGACGACGTGCCGGGGCTGCCCGTGACCGTCGCCTGGGGCAGCCGGGACCGGATCCTGCTGCGCCGGCAGGGAATCAGGGCCAAGCACACCATCCCCGACGCCCGGCTGGTCCGGCTTCCGGGCTGCGGTCATGTGCCGATGAACGACGATCCGGCGCTGGTGGCACGCGTCGTTCTCGACACCAGCCGCTGA